The region ATTCTGTTTTTTCAGAGTATTCTTCACTTtctcattgctaaaaaaaaaatatcactggagattttaaaaaaatgctgcaaaaaagacaAGCCTGTGAGTAGATTTCTAAAATCTAATAGCTTTTGCTGATAGTCTAAAAAGCAGctgttagaaaaattagaaaaacaaagttgcatgtgaacatagccttaggctgcatTTACACTGGCCGATTtcgtctattaaagggaacctgtcacccccaaaatcgctggtgaggtaagctcaccggcatcaggggcttatctacagcattctgtaatgctgtagataagccgccgatgttacctgaaagaggagaaaaagacgttagattatactcacccaagggcggtcccgctgcggtccgggtggatgggtgtctccggtccgctccggcgcctcccatcttcattccatgacgtcctcttcgggtctttccgccgcggctccggcgcaggcgtactttgtctgccctgttgagggcagagcaaagtactgcagtgcgcaggcgccggaaaagtcagagaggcctgcgcactgcaatactttgctctgccctcaacagggcaggcaaagtacgcctgcgccggaaagACCCGAAGatactcaatgtgtgaacgtggcctacagCATGATGAGAGGCCTACAGggatttttaagcaagcttaaaattTATTTCACCTGATAAGCCAGCGTTTTGCTAGTTTGTCGGGTGATTGGCAACCTGCTTAGACAATCTGATATTCAGGAAAGGATCGTTCTTATGAAAGCTCATTCCGGACTATAAATCCACCCTAAagtcctccatacacattagactaatgtcagtcGCACCCGCCAATATGAATGggttatgctacgttcacattagcggcgggcgccgcagcggcaccgcatgcgtcatgcgcccctatatttaacatgggggcgcatggacatgcgtcgcacttgcgttttgcaccgcatgcgtcgctgcggcgcccgcgtcctggcgcagaggacgcagcaagttgcatttttgctgcgtccaaaatccattaaaaaaaggacgcatgcggcgcaaaacgcagcgttgtgcatgcgttttgctgcgtttttgtttgcgttgtgcactgcggcgccgacgctgcggcgcacaacgcaaatgtgaacgtagcattaggcTGACACTCTATTGTGCATGGAGGTGTTGTAAAGTGATTATTGAGGGAGATGTTGATCAGGCAAGTCCGATTTTGGACTGCCAATCACTTTGTTCTCCAGGAGATAAGTTGATGGCAGAGACATCTGTAGAAGACTTTCTCATGGAGGACACAACcaagctcctgtgtatgggagatgaCTGGGCTTTTTTTTTGGAAGGCTGCATGAAGGACAGGGAGTAGTTCCTTTTCACTTTCACTTCATGGTGGTCAGGTGAAGTTTCTGTTCCATGAGGATTCTCACCACATAGTAGATCTCTTGAAATTGAGACAGGAAGAGCTTCTTGACCATTCTTTTCGAGAATGAAAATACCACCCTCACCCTACATCTTTAGGCATGGAGAACTACTTGATCCTATTAGCATTTTGATGAGACAGACTAGTGATTGAAAAAAAAGAGATGGGCAGGAGGTGTGTGAATGAAAGGAGTCAGGGGGGCGCTACTGACTTCCTTTGTTTTGAAGTGATTTAGCTCCACAGGTAGCTGGTGTAGAGGTCATACATGGATTGAGGAAAAAGGGTGGAGATTTCTAAAAGGACAGGCCTAtttaaatgacctggtgggtacataTCTAAATATCTCAGAGGATTGTTTCTCCAGGACTAGGAGTCAACACTAGAAGACACACCCGGGCATTGGGGAACACaaacacttttttattttaaggGAGGCAGGACAGGTTTCTGTTCAACCAGGCCAAAGTCCAACTATGCTCAACAGAATCAAACTGGAAACGAAAGACCAGATGGACTGGAATTCTATGTACTCGGAGAACGAGGTAAGGTGCCTTCCTTGGAATAAAATCACAAATATTAGTCAGGGCCGTTATTCACTCAATGGTATTTCTATGCCAAAGCCAAGCATGTCTCCAAAATGCAGAACAGGTTTTAatcatagttttttatttttttgtaaggactcgctcagtattttatatcagtatttgtaagccaaaaccaggaatgggtgaaaaatacagaagtggtgacgtgtttttctattatacttttttgtTTGTTCCACTCCCaatttttggctcacaaatactgatgtaaaatagtgactGGCCTCCGTTGCACACCTGGTTTAGACTTTGAACCACAATTCAAAAATACTGATGTGCAAATAAGCCCTtagcttgagttcctacaataagtTTTTGACGCCGAATATTttcactgagcaaaaaaaaaatgacaggtcttttaaggtatgtgcacacgctgcggatccgcagcgtttccgcagctgcggatgcgcagcggtttcccatgcatttacagtaccatgtaaagctatgagaaatgaaatccacagtgcacatgctgcggaaaaaaacgcgtggaaacgcagcggtttatattccgcagcatgtcaattctttgtgcgggttTACACctactccaatagaaaactgcagatggaaaccgcactagaaacagcgataaatccacagtaaaaaccgcagcggaatttatcaattccgctgcggaaaattccacaatggaatccgcagcatgcgcACAAGCCCTTAAAGTTCCGGCAAAGTGGTTGGGCTTTATTGAAATCTTCTTCTTTAATACCTAATTTTTTGTTTAACCCTTGTGTGTATCAATAGTCTTGTCGGGAACTATCCCAAACTTTATTtgggacattaaaaaaaaaaaataaataaaaaatacaaactgCTACCTTTTTTTTTAGGtacaaaaaatctgcaacatcaaatacTCCATATTGGAACATAGTCTTATCAATTGTAGTTTTCTATGGTTGAAATGGTCTACTGAAGGTAGGGAAGagcaaaatgtattaaaatatatgAATAATCTTTAGAATAAATGGTCTCAAGTGTGTATCTACAAAAGCTACATGGTATTGGGGCATGTTCATACTGCATCTTTTCagagtatttttttcttttttcggtcAGAATGAACCTATTCATTTCTATTTAAAATGAGTTGCTGTTCAGACGTTTGAGCTTCAGGTTTTCAAAAGATACCAAGCTTTTAAAAGATGTGATCTCACCATGCATCAGGCAatctttacaatacaagtcaatgggaaggtAAAAATAAGACACCCAGAAGATGGCAGTGCGTCTTATTTGCTCCTTTCCACCTCCAAAACCCTAAGGTTCTCTTCGTTGTTTGAGgcagaaaaaaaatgtaacttttttttttttttggtcatgaCTCAAAACAAAAGGGGTTTGCTTAAGCCTCttccacttgggggggggggggggggggatccagAAGAAagcagtgtgaacataccccaagAGTATATGCACACAAGCTCTGATTCGTCAAGACAGGTGTTGTTCACgccagtcagatgctcctgatttatAAGAGGTGCATTCCTCATGAATCTGGAGCGTCTGACAATTGTTGAGTGTCTTTCAGGTCATGCCAGCCTTTGCCCACTTTAATGCCAGGTCTGATGCCCAGATGTAGATGTAGGGCATAACAATCTGTGTGTCTGCATTGGAGATCAGTGGCCTAAAgttatttaaccctttcaataaCACCTTTCGGTGGGCACCTCACTTTAGtgtaatttttttgtaaaatttgcgtaaaaaaaaaaaaaaaattgctgaaactaACTTCAGCATTGTCGCAGAACAATCGTTAATAAGATCGTCCTGTGCACAtagaatatatatttttcttgGCAGCACATATAGAACAACGTGCTGCTCGGAATAATAACTTTTAAACTGGCTTAATAGCGTTTTTGGCAGATGTTTATATGGCCTGACCATTGGACACCAGCGATCTAGGGACACTTATTCCCCAATTAACAGCCAGTCTAAATGCAGCAGTCTACAATCTCTGGATTGGTTCTCATGGCAGCTTTGCTCAGCCGCACTTGTAGATGACGCTTTGTTCAATTAGTAAAATATCTTGGAGTAGCTGTAAATCCAAGTTCTTAATTGAGCATGTGAGGCCCTCAAAACCTGAATGTTCTTGCATGGACATGTAATAGTTCTAGTCCTCcgcctcatgttttttttttttctctattgagAAGACACTGGCCAAGTTATATGGTGCTTACAAATGCCAAGTTGTGATAATTCTTCAAGAATTTCTTACTGACCGGGACATAATATAGGTTTGTTGTAGGAAATGGTTGGGACATGGAATACACAGGACATTGCCTTCTATGTCTGGGTCTGAGAAGGTAAAGGACAGTAATTTAGCAAGTAATTAAACCTTATTGTTATTCCAATACCTTGTGTTTAGAAACTGCAAGTTCATTTGGTATGCCATTGCCAGAGAGAAGGAAGTGGGAGAAACTGTGAAGGGTCTAATCCTTTTATGTATATTAGCTAGCTGGCAGGAAAGATGTGGCCTACCTTGCAAAGTGacacacagccccctcatagatACTTCACCCCAGCCATTATTAAAGGTCTtttctaaacctaaatcgatcagaAAAGAACATATTTGATATAATTTTAGTCCATTCTCTTATatcttttattttgaatgagaaGACCACCTAAAAATTAAACTTATTACTGAATCAGATTGTCTCACTTTACATTCTATTGCTTTATTTCATTTAAGGTCTACTCTGGATTACACAACATGACTAATGGCCTCCAACCCACCTCCTTTATGTCTAGTGATGCCTCCACTGTAACGCCAAACATGACTTACATGAACAATACCATGGCGGCGCCCGTCAACAGCATCCAAAACAACCTTGCCTCTCTTGGCTCCTTGCCACATAATATGGTAGGAACAATGACCTCTTCAGCATCATCCTCTTCTTATCCACTTGACTATTGCCAAGGAGAGGCCGAATTTCAGAGAGATCCTCGAACCTACCGAAGGAATTACACTCATGCCAAGCCCCCTTACTCTTACATCTCGCTCATCACAATGGCCATTCAGCAATCCCCAAATAAGATGATGACGCTGAATGAGATTTACCAATGGATCATTGACCTCTTCCCCTATTACAGGCAGAACCAACAACGTTGGCAAAACTCCATCCGTCATTCACTATCATTCAATGACTGCTTTGTTAAGGTTCCACGTTCTCCAGAAAAACCTGGAAAAGGTTCTTATTGGACTCTCCATCCAGAATCTGGAAATATGTTTGAAAATGGCTGCTACTTGAGACGACAGAAGAGGTTCAAATGCGAAAGGTCCAAAATTGGGTCCTCAGACCAAGAAAAAAATGCTAGCAAGGTTGAAAATAAAGTGGGCTATTGTTTGCAAGAGGCTTCTAGTTCTTATGATGAGAATTCTTCATCTGAGTCTCCAAAAACTGTCTCAAATGTTGGTGAGAGAGACTCGTTGCTGGCAAACCTTCCACAATCTAATGGAGCCTCTCCAGCATGTATGAGCCCTGATTCAGAGCAAGGTGGGTCAAGCTCACAGCTCCTATATCCACTAAGCTTGTCTAATGATGGTTACCTCGGAATGGGAGAAGATCCACATCTGAAGCATGACCCTTTTCCCGGTAGACATCCGTTTTCTATAACCCAACTGATGTCTTCTGAACAGGCTCAGAGCTATTCCAGTAAAATGGATGTCTGTTCAACTGCTAATAACCTTGTTCACTATCCCAATTATACTACTGACTATCATAATATTGCAACAAAAAATGGAATGGACATGTCTACATCTTCCAATGACGGTTACTACACAAACATGTATTCCAGGCCTATAGTCAGCTCTCTGTAATGTCATCTGCAGTTATGCTGGCTTTTTGGGGCCTTTTAAActatttttaaagggaatgtgttgtgattttaatattattaataataataattaatgaatATCTTTAATACAAATTAAATGTACTGTTTTAACAACATTTTTATTTCTGCAGGCATTGGAGGGGGTGGGGTGCTGCCGTTTTTTTATTCGCTGGTGTGTAAATGTCTGAGCATGACACTTAACACACATCAAATATGGCAGCTCATGGGTATAGGAGACTACAGTCAGTGTTTGACAGCATTGGCTGCCTCCAGCTGTGAACTGGGCACGGATTCTGCTCTTCTTGCTCAGTGTGATGCCTCATTCAAATGCTCATGCATTGGGCTTCTGAAGGAGGCGCTATACGGACATGGCAGAACCGCGTATCTAATCCCATGTATGAACCTCCACACAGTGCCATGTATCTCATGCCCATGTGTGATCCAGCCCGCAGAGATGTGTCTAATCCCAGTGTGAGACGCTCACTGTATCCAATCCCAGTGAGTGATAGAGAGATGTGCATCTAATCCAAATGGGTGATACACTCCCGCTATCTAATCCCAGCTCGTGATGCAGCACCAACTAATCGACGCTGCTGGCCGTGCTCCTTCCACCTCTCAATATCACTTTCATAGTCACCAAGAAAATGGCTccgcactgtgatcctaaacttcttCATCTCTTATCCTCTAGCAAACGCCCAAAAGGGGAGGAGCGGAGTGACATCACACATGTGAGCAGACCCCGCCCACATTTACTGTAGCCATAAAGCGAGCCAGCAGTACtctaggttttcatggcaaatttcatcAGCGGCTTCTCCTAGCctagcatataaaaaaaaaaataaaaattgaaaatatcactttttttaatggtataaaatatgaagaaaaattaacatttagaaaaaaataaagcaTGAAAATGTAAGTATTAAAATTGTTGGTTTTTTTATGGcacattctctttttttttttttttttttaagcggttTGTCAGTAGTAGCAGATCGGTGGGAGTCCGACACCTGGTGCCCCTACCGATCAGCTGGTTTCTGCGCTGGCCAGATGTAAACAGCTGCTGAACACAGCTCCATAAATGTAGTGGCCGCTAATGGCTCCTGCAGCACAGCGTCTGTGCAAAAGAATAGGAGCTGTGCTTCCGTAGCCGGCAGCGACTGCTACACTTTAAATAAGGCAGCACTTGGCAGTTGTGGTCAATGTGTCTTTTTACATATGGCTGGggcaaaagaaaaaaagggaaggAAACATAAAGACCCAGCAGATCATTGGGACCCTCATTTCACTAGATAGGTCCTTAATACCAAATGCTTgggacaaccccccccccccccccttttaattTATCCTACACATTTCTGCAAGACTCTAGTCTGCCAGCTTTGTAGAGACCCTACATTTTTAAAGACCGCTACCATAATTTCTTCTTTTACAATCGTGAGATTAGAGTAATAACTTTTTGCATTTTATGCTTGTCTCTAATACATACTTTGCTGATAATGGTGTTTAATGGTTTTAGTATTTGCTCTAAGACACCAGACAATGTTGACACAGACATTTCGAGTCAGCGCTTTTTCCTTTTATAAAGTTTCTATGTACCTGATAGCGATCTGTGAGCGACTGCTGAAAATCAACATTTCCTACCACGGGAAGCAACATTTTAATGTTTGGAACTTTTCAAAATATTCTCATTTGGCTACAGAAATGGAAGATTTTTCACAAATCTTAACAACTTTAAAGTGTCTAAAATTTATAAAGCTTTAACTGCCCAAATGACTTGAGTGCCAATGTTACTGGAGGATTAAGCCAGACTCAAGATTTTCTGaatctttgcaattttttttaaatatgtatataaaatatgaactttttttttttttgtatttaattttgGAAAAAACTTTGATATTGAACTTTGTTGATATTTTACAtgtatcctgtttttttttttttgtttttttcattttcgtgtttgttctgtttttgaatattAATATATTTTGCATAATTAAAACTGCTGTGACTGTTCTTTAAATACTATCAAGTTCCAATAATATCTGTTAGAAGCCAACTCCTACATTGAAGTCTTATTGCCTGGAGAGAGATGGGGACAAGCATAACCATATTTTAATTTGATTTCAATGGGAAAATTGCAAATAGTGACACAGAATCCCTCATGTTCTGATAGGTGTGGGTGACCTACAATTATCGGTCAAGGACAAGAAGACAAATACAATTTTAGAGGGTGTCAAAAAAGGGGAGGATCAACATAAAGACCCTCATACACTTTAGACTAAAGTTGGACAAAGCCACTGATATTGGTGGGTTCAACTGACAATCCAATGGGTATGTGTGAGATAAGAATTCAGCATgtccaatataattttttttgacTGCCAAACATTTTGTTCTTTAAAAGATGATCCACTACCACAGATATCTGGTGGCGGCTCTTTCATGGAGAACAGTTGAACATGCGAGTGCCACTGCTTACGGGAGAGTCGAGCAAGATAGTTGCCGGCTGAGCCATCGCTGATTAATAAATTTGTCTTCAACTACGAAAAAGAAACTCCTTGAAAGGATTTTTACTCTAGAAAAGAGTCCACAAATTTAATCTTAAAAATAGAATTGTATCAATTTAATGCAAAGTCTACTAAAAACAatttgacggggggggggggggggaggaaatgaCGAATCTGGGTCTTGTAGCTCTGCCCAACCTGAAGAGGAAAAACTACAGCTATAGAATTCTGCTGCTTAGAGATTGACCACCACTTTAACAATGACTCAACCTTAGGATGGGTCATCCATGTCTGATCTGTAGGGGTGCGACATCCAGCACTTCGGGTGTTCTCTGTGCCGGCTAGaagtgctcagttatggagctgtaGAAGGTGCCACCTCCatgtactgcacatctgcccctatTTAGATCACTGTGgagcagctctgtaactgagcGCTTCTGGCCGGCACCAAGAACAGCTGATGGGCAAGACTGACAGGTGTCACACCTCCACCCATCAcacattgatgccctatcctaaggatagggcatcaatgataaagtagtggacagcaTCTCATAAGATCCCCAAACACATTATACTAACAGTTGAAACTGCAGTTATTGGCCCTATCGGTCTATAGTCTGTGTATGCGGCCTTCTGCCTCTTCCTTGTTAGCTTTTTCCTGTCTCAAAATAATTAACATTTCTGATTTTTGGACTGCCGATTCTTTTGTTCTCTAGGAGATAAGTCACTGGCAGCAGCTCTTAAatagaacacaggagcgctcggccGAACAAGAGTGGGTTTAATCCTGCatggagcagggggttggacactatgacccttgaggtcccttccagctctaacattctatgGGTTGTATTTTTGCTGTATATTGTAGACTGTATACAGAACTAAATAAACACTAGACAGGAAGATTTAGGTGTGTTGCAGTATTATTTGGACACTAAGGGGCCGATTCATTAAGACTTCTGAAGGCCACACCAATCGTAATGATGGGTTCACTGGAGTACAATGCACTGACTTAGGAGGCGCATGCCACTTAATTAATTTGGCACATCTTCTAAGTCATGGGTGGGTGccttgccagaaatgctactcctggCAAGGACACTGGGACTTTTTATTTaattgggtgtggttacacctgacccacccattttggcagagctttTTCAAACAGGCGTGAAGGCGACAAGTCACAAATTTTGCACCACCACCCACCCGTTGTGCAAAAATTTTACTCTTCAATGGTCTTGCGCTAGCTTTCTAGTTCAAACATTTTGATGAAACGGCCCCTATTGTGCCAGTTTTTATTGGGCACAGAATAAAGGTATTGTGCATGTAATATAAGGCAGTGTTCTGACCCTATATGGAAATAGTATTTTGTGTGTATATTTATTATTTGGGGATACCCTACGTTTGCAGAAGTAactttagaaaaaaataaatagtttgtGTAAAAAAAGGCACACCACACCATAATCATGGGAGTAGGAAGCGTGTGACGTACCCTAGTGAAGATGCCTTAATGGCTTTACCCATGTTACATTCATTTGGTGGTGGAGCCAATGGTTTGACTCTCTCAAATATCCCAAGAGCCATTTTTTCAACACAACAATGCCAGGAGGCATCCTGCTGGTGCTACTATGAGCAGCCAGCATGGCCTAactgtgctaccatggcctgcagcatccctGGACTTGTCTcctattgagcacatctgggaggcaattacacagggagctgccagcagcagatcttgatttgCTAAAATGTGTTCCACATAGCAGAACATGCCTCAGATGACCATTAGTCACCTCACTGATGGCAGCAAAGATGTGTAAGTGTTGGGATTTTGGCGTGTGGCGCTCATACGCCATACTGAATAAacagattttttatttatatattttttaaatgtttccatcttgtgatttccataattccatcacATTTCCTTCTTGATGTTGCAATGTCAATGGTGAGATTGTattaaatattacattttttttttttagactgaagGCTTAATTGTTTTGCTTCTACGAAGGGCAGGTGCATATTGGTCCGATTATGCTatgggatccaatttttttatttttttttaaggaagaaaaaggaaaaaaagagctCATCTGGTTAAAATGGTTGTCTGCACAATCCCTAGTAGTGATGCTATTAATCTGGGAGATTAATTTGGTTTGACCCTGAGTAGCACTATTAATTTTTGCTTGTACTACGTGAGTAGGATTACTTGGCACGGGTCACTATGTGTTTGGTGTTTTTGGGAACTCTATGCGCATCTTTGCAGTGGTATTATGGCAGCAACACCTGGACCTCCAATGATTTAACTCAATTACTTAGAACAAAATAGATCCTTATAGTGGTTTGTCAAGTTTAATAATGAAACAAAATCATGCAAAATAGCTGTGATCTGTGGAGGCTTTCTGTAGTGCAAATTTTAGAGTGACAACTGCAGTCCACAAACGTGTACTTAAATGCATGTAACTCAGGAACTAATCAGGACTGCACCAGGTACCTTAAAATTATAACGTCGAACGTTAGAGAAACAATATGTACTATACTGTCTTTCTTTAAGACAAGAATGCACTTAAAATTAGAAAATGGTAGCATATTCCCCTTCCAGTGCCCCCAATGGATCCATTGCATGCTCCTCTGGAGGTCTGTGCCAGCTCCAACTATTGTTTGGAAGTTGGGAGGATCACTGCGGCAGGTGACCTTCTAGTCCCGGAGTTGGAGAAACCTCAAGTCTGGGGCAAACTGTGCTGGATCTGCTGGAATGGGGCTATGAAactattttctttttattttaagaGCATCTATGtccttaatttttttattttttttttttcacaaattggacaaccccttttatgtGGAGGGTTCCTACTCAGAGGTTTGGTTAGTCTTCTCAACCGATTCATGGGCATTGTTGGTGCCCAAGATCAAGGTCTCCGGCCCCAGCTCTCTAGCGAAAGACACTTTTCAAATGTATCGGTGACAAAATGACAGTGATATAGTTGGGTCCTGTGGTAGGTCTCTAGCCTTCCGCTCTTTCTTGTAGCCTGCAGACTGCTGTAAGGGCTTACAAGATGTCCTAGAGACGGTGGCACGATGATATTAGTGCAGACTGAGCTGGTTTGCTCTTGTGTGGAAGGGCAGAAGAGGTCTTGGTGGCTGTGTACTCCAGGGGAAAAAAAGGATTGTGTGAGTCTAAACTTTATTTTCTGTAGGGGTTGAGGCACTTTGAGGGGATTATTAGAAAAAGGTCACTTTTGAGGGCATAATTAtagaataataattattattattggaaGGGGCATTCTAAGGGAATTATTAGAGAAGGGGCTAGTAAGGATGCATTATTACTGAAGAGGGAAATCTagagatattattattattggagGGGGTAATCTGGGGCCATTATTACCAGAGGGAGCATTCTGGGGCATTATTAATGGTGAGGGGTACTCTGAGGCCATTACAAGAGGATGTAATCTGAAGCATTATTACTGGGAAGGGTAATCTGAACGCATTATTATTGGAGGAGCACTCTAGGTTACCGGAGGGGGAACATTTTTTATGATGGAGTCACATTGTTACCGAAGGGACACTCTTGGGGGAGTAATAAAGGGGCGCTATAACTGGAGAAGAAACAGTGGGGGCAATATTACTAAAGGAGAAAATCAGGGGGCATTATACCTGGTTGGTGTATTCTGGGAGCATTATTACTGGATGGTGCAATCGGGGGGCATTACTACTGGAGTTAGTTTTAATGGGGCCATTATTACTTGAGTAGTCAGTTTTATAGGCATTAGTAGGTAAATCAAGGGGCATTACACttagagggggtagtaatggggcaTTATTGCAAAACGAGGTAATGAGGGGCATTATATTTACAGGGGGTAGTAATGGGGCATTAGTGCAAAACGAGGTAATAAGGGGCATTATACTTAGAGGGGGTAGTCATGGGGCATTATTGCAAAACAAGGCAATAAGGGGCATTTGTCCTGAGTGGCACTGGGGCATTTTTACTCAGCGCATTATTCCTGGAGAGGGAATTCTGCGGACATTGTTACTATAGGGGATAAATACTACTGGAGAGGGCACTCAAGGGGCATTATTATTGGATATTATAATTAATGTAATCACCTATATGATCTCCAcagcgggtatctatgactatatggtcactgtatgtatAAATCCAGCTTCAAAGAATATTTCTTGCTCTGAAGTAGAGACTACAACTGTGATTACTGTGTGCGATTACATAATTATAAGCAACGTTGTAAAAAGTTGTCAGCTGAtgtaaaaagaataaaataaaactgGTTCGCAGACTTTGCGAAAAGCAGGCACAAACAccttgtgtgatcctggcctaaaagAAATTTGCAATGGTATCAGGAATGCTATTCGGGGTAAAGGTTTTCTACGTTTATTTAGCATTAGTTTATTTTaggctcctccagcagcgaccgccATTGTTTGCTCCATGTCGCGGTGAATTCACTTTGTTTGCTATTCCAGGAGCAGGACCTTCTGAACTTCATTCCCCCTGGTGCCTTGTTACAGAGGAGCTGGCCCTGTGCTGTCACCCTCCTGTTAGATTTTATACAGGGCGACAATCATCCTGAGCAAACAAAGCGTTTAAACAGGTGTAACCTATGTGTACTGGGGGGGAGGTGGCACCGAAAAGGACAAGATGTTGGTGGAGGCTAAATACAAACTAGCAATAAAAGTAAAGGCTTTTTTAGCACAAGAAACAATTTgtcgttttttggggggttttatttACAGTTTGGTTTGCAGATTAGTAAGAATACTTGCAACCTGACACATGAAATCTCTCAACAAATGAAGTTTTAAAAGTTTGTTTTTCTAAAGTTATCATTAATAAATCATTGGATGGGACTGTAGCGCCGGGATTATCAACCCTCACATATTTGCATAGCTGCAATTTTGGAAGACTACAGGATTCTTCTGCATATTTTAAGCTTTAAGGGGGAATAACCCCAAAATAGCAGCAATGGAGTGTAACAAGGCAGCACATGGTGGCCCTGTGACTCCATAATATGGAGGGGCAGGGATTCCATGAGACCCTGGATATctttctattagtgatgagcgagtttcctTGGATAAGGTGTTgtataaagtgttatctgagcatg is a window of Ranitomeya variabilis isolate aRanVar5 chromosome 2, aRanVar5.hap1, whole genome shotgun sequence DNA encoding:
- the LOC143806666 gene encoding forkhead box protein A4-B-like, whose translation is MLNRIKLETKDQMDWNSMYSENEVYSGLHNMTNGLQPTSFMSSDASTVTPNMTYMNNTMAAPVNSIQNNLASLGSLPHNMVGTMTSSASSSSYPLDYCQGEAEFQRDPRTYRRNYTHAKPPYSYISLITMAIQQSPNKMMTLNEIYQWIIDLFPYYRQNQQRWQNSIRHSLSFNDCFVKVPRSPEKPGKGSYWTLHPESGNMFENGCYLRRQKRFKCERSKIGSSDQEKNASKVENKVGYCLQEASSSYDENSSSESPKTVSNVGERDSLLANLPQSNGASPACMSPDSEQGGSSSQLLYPLSLSNDGYLGMGEDPHLKHDPFPGRHPFSITQLMSSEQAQSYSSKMDVCSTANNLVHYPNYTTDYHNIATKNGMDMSTSSNDGYYTNMYSRPIVSSL